One region of Pan paniscus chromosome 5, NHGRI_mPanPan1-v2.0_pri, whole genome shotgun sequence genomic DNA includes:
- the LOC134730600 gene encoding acyl carrier protein, mitochondrial-like: MAACVCHLPLAITLMRRVPCWPQPAAQHRLCSVGTLMRLGLCSWLHSGLWCLRTCWVEVTQSCCQYSDLPPLTLEGIEDCLLYILKPCDRIDPEKLSVNSYFMKDLCLDSLDQLESKHGHGR; encoded by the coding sequence ATGGCAGCTTGTGTCTGCCACCTGCCCTTGGCCATCACACTGATGCGCCGGGTCCCATGCTGGCCACAGCCTGCTGCTCAGCATCGCCTGTGCTCTGTGGGGACTCTGATGAGGCTGGGGCTTTGCAGCTGGCTCCACAGCGGGCTTTGGTGCTTGCGCACGTGCTGGGTAGAAGTTACACAGTCGTGCTGTCAGTATAGTGACTTGCCCCCTTTGACGTTAGAGGGAATCGAAGACTGTCTTCTTTATATCTTGAAACCCTGTGACAGGATTGACCCAGAGAAGCTCTCAGTGAATTCTTACTTTATGAAAGACCTGTGCTTGGACAGTTTGGACCAATTAGAGAGTAAGCATGGTCATGGAAGATGA